Proteins encoded together in one Schistocerca americana isolate TAMUIC-IGC-003095 chromosome 8, iqSchAmer2.1, whole genome shotgun sequence window:
- the LOC124545828 gene encoding uncharacterized protein LOC124545828 — protein MALFVRRRRQYSALVRRVDGLMLVQGELCSQDPVLGHFLWRSKRTAARLTTAMLLLMVSQYVTWYPMPLIMKGGARRLPLAQHPWDNNSNYYELSYAVQCMAGAWMTQISFGIDCLFVSIMILVAAQMKILASRVARLKMRGDGFWRKRHAIKSTGDNVYRELCLCIETHQQLLRYVEKRLLISMNPAKLVLVNE, from the coding sequence ATGGCGCTCTTCGTGAGGCGCAGACGGCAGTACTCTGCCCTGGTCCGACGAGTGGACGGTCTGATGCTGGTGCAGGGCGAACTCTGCTCCCAGGACCCGGTCCTCGGTCACTTCTTGTGGCGCTCCAAGAGGACCGCGGCCCGCCTTACCACGGCCATGCTACTGCTCATGGTGTCCCAGTACGTCACCTGGTACCCCATGCCGCTCATCATGAAAGGAGGTGCGCGCCGTTTGCCCCTAGCGCAGCATCCCTGGGACAACAACAGCAATTATTACGAGCTGTCATACGCTGTGCAGTGCATGGCCGGAGCGTGGATGACGCAGATCAGCTTCGGCATCGACTGCCTCTTTGTGTCCATCATGATCCTGGTGGCCGCGCAGATGAAGATCCTCGCGTCGCGAGTGGCCCGTCTGAAGATGCGTGGCGACGGATTTTGGCGCAAGCGGCACGCGATTAAAAGTACCGGAGACAATGTGTACAGAGAACTGTGTCTCTGTATTGAAACCCATCAGCAGCTTCTCAGGTACGTTGAAAAGCGCCTTCTTATTTCAATGAATCCTGCGAAGCTTGTCTTGGTCAACGAATGA